Part of the Bacillota bacterium genome, GAGTCATTTATACGTATGGCATGAATAAATATTCATAACTTTAAAAAGAGGCGATGGTATGGATTCCAGAAATGAGAAGAAAGATCTGATTCGTCGGGCAGCGGTGAAGGTGATAGCCGGGGGAGGGTACCCGCAAGCCACTGCTGAAAAGATTGCTGCGGAAGCCGGTATAGCTGTAGGTACAATCTATAACTATTTCCGTAACAAGGAAGAAATCATTACCAGTATTTTCAGGGGAGAGTATCAAAAAAGGAATGACTTCTACGGGATAATTGAACAGATGGAGCTTGAACCGTTGGAGAAGATAAGAGCGGCGATAGAGATGCATTTTACGGGATTGAACCATCATTCTGATCTGTACAGAGTGGTCGCCCTGGAAAAGAACTATTATCTGAGGTCCATTTCGGGAGACGATGCCCCTGACGATGGGTTGCGCGATTTCATACTGGACGTCCTGAGGAAGGGTATCAACGACAAGAGGATAAGGGAGTGCGATGTCGATATCGTGGCTTCCATGATCTGTGGGGCCATGGAGGTTGTCATTGCCGATTATCTGCAGAACAAGATCGTCAACATCGAAGGTGCTGTAGGGGAGATCATGGAGACTTTACGCACCGGCATAGCATTTTCTTGAAGTGCCTCGATATTGCCCGGGAAATAATAAATCATATTTTGGGAAAAAGATAAAAATAATGTCATCTTGGACTCTGCATAGAGGTTGGCGAGGGCAATTTTTATCGGTACATATTGTAGTTCAGGTCAATGAATATTGCCTCATATTATATCCCATGCGAATATGGATTTTGTATTGGATGAAAGACCTTTCCATGCACGGGTGTGCAAGAATTGATGTGTAGCATGATGGACTGATGTGCACCTCTTTCTGTCAGCTGAAAAAGTGCAAGGTGTTCCAGGAGTGTAAAGAGGAATATGATTTTGATTTCAACGGGCACATTCCCCGCCGCGTCCGGTCAATGTTTCCAGAGCATGGCCGAGAGCGGGAAAGATTGCCTCCAGCGATTCATGAACTGCTTTGGGGCTGCCGGGGAGATTGAGGATGAGGGTCTGCCCACGGATGCCGGCGACACCCCGGGTCAACATGGCATGTGGTGTGATGCGGGCACTCTCGCGGCGTATCGTTTCTGCCATTCCGGGGACCTGGCGGTCGATGACGGCAAGGGTCGCCTCGGGGGTATTGTCACGCGGGGAAAGGCCCGTTCCCCCGCTGGTAAAGATGGCATCGACACCCCTGTCTGTCATCTGTATCAAGGCCGATACAATCTGGCCATGATCATCGGGAACCACGACATGCTGTATCACCTCGCCCCAGGGAAGCAGAAGTTCCGCGATGATAGGGCCGCTTTTATCCTCCCTTTCTTTGGCGAAACCCTTGTCGCTGGAAACAACCACACCAAACCTGTAGGCAGGAACCTGGCGGATGATGTCTTCTGTTTTGATCTCCCCTCCCCTGAGGACCTCGGCAAAGATAGCTTCGTGGGGCATGATGCAATCATCGGCCTGTTCATGGATGGCGCATCGGCCATGGCATTCCTTGCCGATCCGGGTTACCTTCAGAATTGCTCTCCCCCCGACCTGCAGTCTTGTTCCTGCCGGCAAGGTTGAAAGATCGATCTCCACCGTGGTCAGATTCTCGGCGAAATCCCCGGGATGCACATCCAGCCCCCTGTTCTGCATTTTACGTATACTTTCCATTCCCAGGAGGCTGATCTGTCGATGGGCAGAACCGGCATGGCAGTCGTCTTTCAATCCCCGGCCTCTGACCAGTGTACCCTGCCCCACATTCACCTTGCGTTCACCTTTATTCTTGCCGATACATACGGCCATGATCTTGCCCATCTATTTTTTCCTCCGGTAGAGACCGGAGCGCCCTCCCCTCTTCTCCTCGAGCCTGATATTCTGGATGTTCATTTCCTTGTCGATGGCCTTGCACATATCATATATCGTGAGGGCGGCCACGCTGACACCGGTAAGGGCTTCCATCTCCACCCCTGTCTGGCCACTGAGTTTGACCCGTACCCCGATTTCGATCCTGTTCTGTTTTTCCGGAAAATCAAAGTCCACATCAACTCCCGAAACGGCGAGTTGGTGGGCCATGGGGATGAGGCGCCCCGTTTCTTTTACGGCCATGACCGCCGCAACCTGTGCCACACCCAGTACATCGCCCTTTTCCACCGTTCCGGCTTTTACCCTTTCCAGTGTTGCCGGGGCCATGGTGATCTCTCCCTTGGCGTATGCTTCGCGCAGGGTGCTGGCCTTGCCGCTCACATCGACCATGCGCGGCCGGCCGCTGAGGTCAAAATGTGTAAGACCGGATTTTTCCGCATCAACTGTTTCTACCCCGTCGCTCCTGACAAAGAAGCGGTTGAAAATAAAAGCGGACAGCTCCGCCGGACTGTTGAGATCAAAAACGGGGACATCGGTTTCCAATTCTTCATGATCGGTGGCGATGGCAATCACGTTGTCCGCCCCGGAAGGATCCATTCCCAGTGCCTTGCGGACAACCTCGATCTTGGGGTTGTCGCTTCGTTTATTGCCCTCGATCAGTAAAAGGTCAATATTCTTCAGCATTGAAGAAGCATATTCCATGGCTCGATTTCGGTCAGCGGCGTTTCCCATCAGGACAAAATTGTCAGGTGTTATTATGCCTGAAATCCTGGCCCCGGCGTCCAGAAAACGCCAGGTATCCTTTCCGGGGATATCGAAATCACATCGATTGCTATTTCCTTTCAGGGCGGCAACGCGCAGCCCTTTTGCAATAAGTTCGGGCAGAAGTGTCTCTATGAGGGTGGTCTTGCCCATGCCCGACCTTGCTGCAATTATGTTCAGCTTTGTTACATTGTCAATCATCAGGATCCTCCTCACCTGAATGAAATAAAAATAGGTTCCTGCAAGTGTCCGCCATTATCCGCCCGTTTGTGACATCGTGCGCATCGTCGCCGTATCCGGGGGGGCTGGAAGTTCGGCATTTTCATTACCCATCAGGTGTTCTTTATGCTTCTGCAGCACCACTTTTTTCAACAGGGCCTCCAATTTCCGTGGGTGGTCAAGAATGGGCCGTACCTGTTCTTCCTCTTGCCAGTAAAGGCATGATTTCAATCGGCCATCGGCAGTAAGCCGCAGACGGTTGCATGACGAGCAGAAATGCTTGCTTATGGAATGAATAAGTCCAATGGATCCCCTGCGGCCGGGAAGGGAAAAATATTCGGCCGGCCCTGCACTCAGCGGATGATCCAGCGGCTGCAGTTCGTACCCGGCCAGCAGCGCCGTCTCCTTGATGATACTCAGGGGCAGATAATGTCCGTCAAAACCGATGCTCCGTTCGCCGATGGGCATGTATTCGATGAAGCGCACAGCGATGTTTCTGTCGTGGGCCAGTGCAAAAAAATCAAGGATCTCGTGGTCATTGTAACCTTTCAGAAGAACCGTATTGATTTTTACCGGTTCCAGCCCGTGATGGATGGCGGCCTCCACTCCCTCCAGTGCCTGTTCGATATTCCCCCCGCGCGTTATCTTGCGGTAAAGACCGGGATCGAGAGAATCAAGGCTGACATTGACCCTGTTCAACCCCGCTTCTTTCAGTTCTCGAGCAAACTGCGGCAGGAAGATCCCGTTGGTGGTCAGAGCCAGATCCTCGACACCGGTGATGCTGTTGATCCCTTCGATCAGATGAGGCAGGTTTATGCGTACAAGCGGTTCCCCGCCGGTTATCCTTATCTTGCTTATTCCCAGTCCGGCAGCAACCCTGACCACCTTGAGTATCTCCTCGTATGAAAGAATATCCCGGTGGGAAAGAGGTTCTACTCCATCCGGCCCCATGCAATAGACACAACGCAGGTTGCAGCGGTCGGTTACCGAGATACGCAGATAGTCATGTTTGCGCCCGTAACGATCGACAAGTGTTCCCATCGACCCCTCACCGTCCTTTCTTTCCATCTTCCGGGGATTCCGCCGTATCCCTGTCGGCCCGTTCCATGCACCGCAACATGCCCGTTTCGCGCATGCTGTATCCCCCCATGGCCGTAACCCTGTCCTTGAAGGCAGGGTCCGTGATTATCGTTTTGATCGTCTGCCCGGCATCGGATTCATAAAAATCGGCCGTCATCAGCAGGTCGTAACGTTCCTCCCGGACGGGGACAAAATCCAGCCCGAAGGCCCTGGCTGCCGGAAGGATTCCCAGCCCGACGGCGGCAGTTTCGGAGGCAACGGCAGCCGCCACGTTGAGGTGGGTATGTTCCTCACGTTCATAACCGCTGATCTCCTGTGGCCCGATCCCGGCTTTCTCGAGCAGGTAATCGAAGAGCAGTCTGGTTCCGGCTCCCTTCTGCCGGTTGACAAAGCTTGTCCCGTTTGAGGCGATATCCGTCACGTCACTGATTTTGCCGGGGTTGCCCCGGGGAACGATCCATCCCTGCATTCTGTGCGCCAGGGTCAGGAGCAGGACATCCCTTCCGGGGAGAAGTTTCTCGATGTAGGGGATGTTGTAATCACCGCTGGCGGGATCGAAAAGATGGACGCCCGCCAGGTGGGCCTGTCCCCTGTCAATGGCCAGAATGCCGCCCATGCTTCCCAGATGTGCCGAAGAGAGAGTGAAGTCGGTTTCCTTCTCCCTCAGGGCCGTGATCAGCAGGTCAAGGACCAGGTCATGGCTTCCCCCCGCCAGCAGGTTGCGATCCAGTTCCCCGGCGGGACGGTAGAGTTCGATCTTGACCCGTTCATTCTGTTCGTACCCCATCTTCTCCGGGGGGACGACGAGCAGGCCGTCCGCTCTGACCAGGGACATCGTTACCCCTGCCCCCCGGGTGAGGGGATTGGCCACAAATTCCCCGTTCACCTTGCCCACGGCCATCCGTACATACTCCTCCGTGCCCATCCTGGACACCAGACGCCGCCCCAGAGTGACCTCCAGGGTCTCCCTTGTCGGTTCGCGCATGGAATAGTAGTGATGGAGCAGCGGGCGGACAAACCATTCCAGGCTGAAATAGGCCGAGACCGGATATCCGGGCAACCCCACCGCAGGTTTACCATCAACGCTGCCCAGGACAGTGGGCTTCCCGGGCCTGGT contains:
- a CDS encoding molybdenum cofactor biosynthesis protein → MGKIMAVCIGKNKGERKVNVGQGTLVRGRGLKDDCHAGSAHRQISLLGMESIRKMQNRGLDVHPGDFAENLTTVEIDLSTLPAGTRLQVGGRAILKVTRIGKECHGRCAIHEQADDCIMPHEAIFAEVLRGGEIKTEDIIRQVPAYRFGVVVSSDKGFAKEREDKSGPIIAELLLPWGEVIQHVVVPDDHGQIVSALIQMTDRGVDAIFTSGGTGLSPRDNTPEATLAVIDRQVPGMAETIRRESARITPHAMLTRGVAGIRGQTLILNLPGSPKAVHESLEAIFPALGHALETLTGRGGECAR
- a CDS encoding molybdopterin biosynthesis protein — its product is MRKVYLHNIPKQEALKKFLSGVNLPRKKETIAVADASGRVTASAVFARLSMPGYHAAAMDGIAVRAENTFGASDQTPLALVEGVSYEFVDTGDPLPPGCDAVIKIEDVMLQPDKSAEIMAPAPPWQYVRAVGEDIVAGELVVPAFHRLRPPDIGAILAGGRTEIEVLTRPRVVIIPSGSEIVPPGADRGRGDVPDFNSSVVSAYLREWGARPEIHPVVPDVLAQIKAAVVRAADGADMIIIIAGSSAGSKDFTYAALAELGEVYVHGVSTRPGKPTVLGSVDGKPAVGLPGYPVSAYFSLEWFVRPLLHHYYSMREPTRETLEVTLGRRLVSRMGTEEYVRMAVGKVNGEFVANPLTRGAGVTMSLVRADGLLVVPPEKMGYEQNERVKIELYRPAGELDRNLLAGGSHDLVLDLLITALREKETDFTLSSAHLGSMGGILAIDRGQAHLAGVHLFDPASGDYNIPYIEKLLPGRDVLLLTLAHRMQGWIVPRGNPGKISDVTDIASNGTSFVNRQKGAGTRLLFDYLLEKAGIGPQEISGYEREEHTHLNVAAAVASETAAVGLGILPAARAFGLDFVPVREERYDLLMTADFYESDAGQTIKTIITDPAFKDRVTAMGGYSMRETGMLRCMERADRDTAESPEDGKKGR
- the moaA gene encoding GTP 3',8-cyclase MoaA — protein: MERKDGEGSMGTLVDRYGRKHDYLRISVTDRCNLRCVYCMGPDGVEPLSHRDILSYEEILKVVRVAAGLGISKIRITGGEPLVRINLPHLIEGINSITGVEDLALTTNGIFLPQFARELKEAGLNRVNVSLDSLDPGLYRKITRGGNIEQALEGVEAAIHHGLEPVKINTVLLKGYNDHEILDFFALAHDRNIAVRFIEYMPIGERSIGFDGHYLPLSIIKETALLAGYELQPLDHPLSAGPAEYFSLPGRRGSIGLIHSISKHFCSSCNRLRLTADGRLKSCLYWQEEEQVRPILDHPRKLEALLKKVVLQKHKEHLMGNENAELPAPPDTATMRTMSQTGG
- a CDS encoding TetR/AcrR family transcriptional regulator, which codes for MDSRNEKKDLIRRAAVKVIAGGGYPQATAEKIAAEAGIAVGTIYNYFRNKEEIITSIFRGEYQKRNDFYGIIEQMELEPLEKIRAAIEMHFTGLNHHSDLYRVVALEKNYYLRSISGDDAPDDGLRDFILDVLRKGINDKRIRECDVDIVASMICGAMEVVIADYLQNKIVNIEGAVGEIMETLRTGIAFS
- the moaC gene encoding cyclic pyranopterin monophosphate synthase MoaC, whose product is MDPSGADNVIAIATDHEELETDVPVFDLNSPAELSAFIFNRFFVRSDGVETVDAEKSGLTHFDLSGRPRMVDVSGKASTLREAYAKGEITMAPATLERVKAGTVEKGDVLGVAQVAAVMAVKETGRLIPMAHQLAVSGVDVDFDFPEKQNRIEIGVRVKLSGQTGVEMEALTGVSVAALTIYDMCKAIDKEMNIQNIRLEEKRGGRSGLYRRKK